Proteins from one Ictidomys tridecemlineatus isolate mIctTri1 chromosome 14, mIctTri1.hap1, whole genome shotgun sequence genomic window:
- the LOC144370391 gene encoding ankyrin repeat domain-containing protein 34B-like, whose amino-acid sequence MDEGTKISSDGNSLIKAVHQSRLRLTRLLLEGGAYINESNDLGETPLMIACKTKHVDPQSVSKAKMVKYLLENSADPNIQDKSGKTALMHACLEKAGPEVVSLLLKSGADLSLQDRPGYSALVYAINAEDRETLKVLLSACKAKGKEVIIITTAKSPSGRHTTKQYLNMPPADIDGCHSAATCTTPSEIDIKTASSQLSHFSETELTLFGFKDREACGSSDDTWEPGSPVRKPAVSPNGPKLSQGPAWIKSTPLLKHQNRVASLQEELLDITPEEEFSKTNGLPLSKRFITRHQSIDVKDTAHLLRTFDQAGLRKMSYDEINYQFLFPDGNQPCAEIPVDQDPDPNQTIFTSTLRSIVQKRNSGANHYNSDSQLSEGLIPPTLEYGKAFIGKKKILLPSSSLLSDSKELSETIPPGPLSRRNPAVLERRGSGAFPLDHNIMQTRPGFLPPLNVNPHPPISDINVNNRICSLLSCGQKVLMPTVAIFPKELKSKKKMLLRRQSLQTEQIKQLVNF is encoded by the coding sequence ATGGATGAAGGTACAAAAATTTCAAGTGATGGAAATTCCTTGATCAAAGCAGTCCATCAGAGCCGACTTCGCCTCACAAGACTTTTGCTAGAAGGTGGTGCCTACATCAATGAGAGCAATGACCTCGGGGAAACGCCTTTAATGATTGCTTGTAAGACCAAACATGTGGATCCCCAGAGTGTCAGTAAAGCCAAAATGGTGAAGTACCTGTTAGAAAACAGTGCCGATCCCAATATACAGGACAAATCTGGGAAAACTGCCTTGATGCACGCTTGCTTAGAAAAAGCTGGTCCAGAAGTTGTTTCTTTGCTCCTAAAGAGCGGAGCTGACCTCAGCTTGCAAGACCGTCCTGGTTACTCAGCTCTTGTTTATGCAATAAATGCAGAAGACAGGGAGACCCTGAAAGTTCTCCTTAGTGCTTGCAAGGCAAAGGGGAAAGAGGTCATCATTATAACCACTGCAAAATCACCCTCTGGGAGGCACACTACCAAACAGTACCTAAACATGCCTCCTGCAGACATCGATGGGTGTCACTCCGCAGCCACCTGCACCACTCCTTCTGAGATAGACATCAAAACAGCCTCATCGCAACTTTCACATTTTTCTGAAACTGAACTGACCCTTTTTGGCTTTAAAGACCGGGAGGCCTGTGGAAGCAGTGATGATACCTGGGAACCAGGCTCTCCCGTGAGGAAGCCTGCAGTGTCCCCTAATGGGCCCAAGCTATCCCAGGGTCCAGCCTGGATCAAAAGTACCCCGTTATTAAAGCACCAGAACAGAGTGGCCTCCTTGCAAGAGGAGCTCCTGGATATTACACCAGAGGAAGAATTCTCCAAAACCAATGGGCTGCCACTTTCTAAGCGATTCATCACAAGGCACCAAAGCATTGATGTAAAAGATACTGCGCATTTGCTCAGAACTTTTGATCAGGCTGGTTTGAGGAAGATGTCATATGATGAAATAAATTATCAATTTCTGTTTCCAGATGGAAATCAGCCATGTGCTGAAATTCCTGTTGATCAGGACCCAGATCCTAACCAGACAATATTTACCTCCACCTTGAGAAGCATAGTTCAAAAAAGAAACTCAGGGGCGAATCACTACAACTCTGATTCCCAGCTCTCCGAAGGCCTTATTCCACCAACTTTAGAATATGGCAAAGCATTTATAGGAAAAAAGAAGATCCTCTTGCCATCTTCTTCACTGTTGTCAGACTCCAAAGAATTGTCAGAGACCATCCCCCCAGGGCCCCTGAGCAGGAGAAATCCTGCAGTTTTAGAAAGGCGGGGTTCTGGAGCTTTCCCTTTAGATCACAATATTATGCAGACCAGGCCTGGGTTTCTGCCACCCTTAAATGTAAATCCTCACCCTCCCATCTCAGATATCAATGTCAACAATAGGATTTGCAGCCTTCTTTCTTGTGGTCAAAAAGTGCTTATGCCAACAGTTGCTATTTtccctaaagaattaaaaagtaaaaaaaaaatgttgttaagGAGACAGTCTTTGCAAACAGAACAAATTAAGCAATTGGTAAATTTTTAA